The following proteins come from a genomic window of bacterium:
- a CDS encoding patatin-like phospholipase family protein, whose amino-acid sequence MGIRIVQKSDLTKKKHHSKIALVLAGGAISGGAFKAGGLKALNDFLVNRKVTDFDIYVGTSAGGFLAAPLAGGIPPEEILKSLDGTSEHFSQLTPLDIYNLNWREMIEKPVHYLLERFGYFPNILLDFFQALPNIGDSLKKGFLRFVNEPNYSNYEKMVKPLARALYSGRSAPSILSAMPTGFFDNQPLERFLAENMKRNHLSNHFKVLKRMRGKDLYICAMTLDTSDRAIFGWDEKNDVTISQAVQASTAMPGFYKPVRIKGVDYIDGGVLKTANIDLALEKGAELVICYNPFRPLKNLVNVEYLREKNRYVARDPRISDNGVFGVFNQVFRTLYHQRLQDGIKRLEEDKGFKGDIILVQPKEDDATFFQMNPFAFWTRANAAKSGFESVRMSILDRFDEIKPILASYGIEMTRELVEQDAAKIQRAANDEREIMDVLEGQGGSRSRLRIILGGRKAKASSS is encoded by the coding sequence TTGGGAATTCGAATCGTCCAGAAAAGCGATCTCACCAAGAAAAAGCACCATAGCAAAATCGCCCTCGTTCTCGCCGGCGGCGCCATTAGCGGCGGAGCCTTCAAGGCCGGCGGACTCAAGGCCCTCAACGATTTCCTGGTCAACCGCAAGGTCACCGATTTCGACATCTACGTCGGAACCTCGGCCGGCGGCTTCCTGGCCGCGCCCTTGGCCGGCGGCATCCCGCCGGAAGAGATCTTGAAAAGCCTCGACGGCACCAGCGAGCATTTTTCCCAGCTCACGCCGCTCGACATCTACAATTTGAATTGGCGGGAGATGATCGAGAAGCCGGTCCATTATCTTTTGGAGCGCTTCGGTTATTTCCCCAACATCCTGCTCGATTTCTTCCAGGCCCTGCCCAATATCGGCGACAGCCTCAAGAAGGGTTTCCTCCGCTTCGTCAACGAGCCGAACTATTCGAACTATGAAAAGATGGTGAAGCCGCTGGCCCGAGCGCTCTATAGCGGCCGCTCGGCCCCCTCGATCCTGAGCGCCATGCCGACCGGCTTCTTCGACAACCAGCCCTTGGAGCGCTTTCTGGCCGAGAACATGAAGCGGAACCACCTCAGCAATCACTTCAAGGTGCTGAAGCGGATGCGGGGCAAGGACCTCTATATCTGCGCCATGACCCTCGATACCTCGGATCGGGCGATCTTCGGCTGGGACGAAAAGAACGACGTGACGATCAGCCAGGCGGTCCAGGCCTCGACCGCGATGCCCGGCTTCTACAAGCCGGTGCGGATCAAGGGCGTCGATTATATCGACGGCGGCGTGCTCAAGACCGCCAATATCGACCTGGCCCTGGAAAAGGGCGCCGAGCTGGTGATCTGCTACAATCCCTTCCGGCCGCTCAAGAACCTGGTCAACGTCGAATACCTCCGCGAAAAGAACCGTTACGTCGCCCGCGACCCGCGCATCTCGGACAACGGCGTCTTCGGCGTCTTCAACCAGGTTTTCCGGACCCTTTACCACCAGCGCCTACAGGACGGAATCAAGCGCTTGGAGGAAGACAAGGGCTTCAAGGGCGACATCATCCTGGTCCAACCCAAAGAAGACGACGCGACCTTCTTCCAGATGAACCCCTTCGCCTTCTGGACCCGCGCCAATGCCGCCAAGTCCGGCTTCGAGTCGGTCCGGATGTCGATCCTCGACCGCTTCGACGAGATCAAACCCATCCTGGCCTCCTACGGAATCGAGATGACCCGCGAGCTGGTCGAGCAGGACGCCGCCAAGATCCAAAGAGCGGCCAACGACGAGCGCGAGATCATGGACGTTCTCGAAGGCCAGGGCGGCAGCCGCAGCCGCTTGCGCATCATCCTCGGCGGCCGCAAAGCCAAGGCCTCATCCTCCTAA